One Ostrinia nubilalis chromosome 6, ilOstNubi1.1, whole genome shotgun sequence genomic region harbors:
- the LOC135072829 gene encoding uncharacterized protein LOC135072829 — protein sequence MDKMTEAQKTAYLEAHVAVQQHMAQAAAAARREQQQQQQQQQQQQQQQQQQQQQQQQQQQVQQQQQQQQQQQQQQQQQQQQQQQQQQQQQQQQQQQQQQQQQQQQQQQQQQQQQQHQQQQTTNNNPTRHHQDMQTQSSNTHPGHPSPPTVSSTQHHYATINSPIKVPQVSSSTGGPDSTFTVPDDVGMGFEGGVRVLQSLGNWSPEVTNNIPRPNLIPFTEPYAEGGSMHPGTRLKALQGTTVRKHPAIKPTSSTNEGTKAFECTVCGKGLARKDKLTIHMRIHTGEKPYVCEVCNKAFARRDKLVLHMNKLKHVTPSNVAPLGKRTISIPPLKLDDVKPQLPKQEDTKPSQAEIAAVAQQQQQQQQQQQQQQQQQQQQQQQQQHTHQQPIQVCQVPGHSFTIRNTTTIPHQQNTNLVHTSAASAAVAAATAGMVVSWSCELCGRLFATRDEWSAHAKSHLPDNKLLQDKMQQATQHQQQEKVHLSNQEKLQLLHHHNQNQQILNGHGIATASVSTATVVNEGGGGGGGAYFTHGHTHYTQERQHTHAHHLCLMCRQEFAGKAEFMFHVRGHFEGKVSDIAAADVLARSLVDNSGLCT from the exons ATGGACAAGATGACCGAAGCACAAAAGACGGCGTATCTGGAAGCGCACGTGGCGGTCCAACAACACATGGCGCAAGCGGCAGCGGCGGCACGGCGAGAGCAACAGCAACAACAACAGCAACaacaacagcagcagcagcaacaacaacaacagcagcagcagcaacaaCAGCAGCAACAGGTCCAG CAACAGCAGCAACAACAGCAGCAGCAACAGCAACAGCAgcagcaacaacaacaacaacagcagcagcaacaacaacaacaacaacagcagcaacaacaacaacagcagcagcagcaacaacaacaacagcagcagcaacaacaacaacagcaaCAACAGCATCAGCAACAACAAACTACTAATAACAACCCCACGCGACACCATCAGGACATGCAG ACACAGAGCAGCAATACTCACCCCGGCCACCCATCCCCACCTACCGTCAGCTCCACACAGCACCACTACGCAACCATCAACTCCCCGATCAAGGTGCCTCAAGTCAGCTCCAGTACGGGAGGACCAGATAGCACCTTTACTGTACCTGATGACGTCGGCATGGGATTTGAAGGAGGCGTTAGAGTGCTACAGAGTCTTGGGAATTG GTCACCAGAAGTAACAAACAACATTCCTCGACCTAACTTGATACCCTTTACGGAACCCTACGCGGAAGGGGGCTCTATGCACCCTGGAACCCGACTGAAGGCACTTCAAGGAACAACAGTGAGGAAACACCCTGCGATCAAACCTACTAGTTCCACTAACGAAG gTACCAAAGCATTTGAGTGCACAGTTTGCGGGAAAGGTCTAGCACGTAAAGACAAACTGACGATACACATGAGAATACATACAG GCGAAAAGCCGTACGTGTGCGAAGTTTGCAACAAGGCGTTCGCGCGCCGCGACAAGCTCGTGCTGCACATGAACAAGCTGAAGCACGTCACGCCATCGAACGTGGCACCCCTCGGTAAAAGAACCATTTCAATACCAC cGTTAAAACTGGACGACGTCAAACCTCAACTGCCAAAGCAAGAAGATACGAAACCGAGCCAAGCAGAAATAGCAGCAGTTGCTCAGCAGCAACAGCAACAACAACAGCAACAGCAGCAACAACAACAGCAGCAGCAACAacagcaacaacaacaacaacacacCCATCAACAACCTATCCAGGTGTGCCAGGTACCTGGACACAGCTTTACG ATAAGAAATACCACGACTATCCCACACCAACAGAACACAAACTTGGTGCACACTAGCGCCGCGTCCGCTGCGGTGGCTGCTGCAACCGCTGGGATGGTGGTGTCGTGGTCCTGCGAGTTATGTGGAAGGCTGTTCGCGACCAGAGACGAGTGGAGCGCGCATGCGAAGTCACATCTACCAGACAATAAACTGCTACAGGACAAGATGCAGCAAGCCACACAGCATCAG CAACAAGAAAAAGTCCACTTATCAAACCAGGAGAAGCTCCAGCTGCTTCACCATCACAATCAGAACCAGCAGATCCTGAACGGCCACGGGATAGCCACCGCCTCCGTGTCCACTGCGACCGTGGTCAACGAGGGCGGTGGCGGCGGGGGCGGGGCCTACTTCACGCATGGACACACACACTACACCCAGGAGAGGCAACACACTCATGCGCATCATCTATGTCTAATGTGCAGACAGGAGTTTGCGGGCAAAGCCGAGTTCATGTTCCATGTAAGAGGACATTTCGAAGGCAAAGTGAGTGATATCGCCGCGGCTGATGTTCTCGCGAGATCTTTGGTGGACAATTCAGGACTGTGCACCTGA